A part of Myxococcus landrumus genomic DNA contains:
- a CDS encoding fumarylacetoacetate hydrolase family protein produces MGIHVARFKTGNEVHWGWVRARQVVPVPGQYPSLGAFLEHGQERAWAMSVGGAGKGLPLAEVEVLSPVTSPCNVVCQGQNYRSHMLEVGLDPDAKDFNQFFRKACSSLTSSTGDIVRPKRVRMLDYEVELGLIIGRRIDGPLQVTRARLHEVVAGLVMGNDISARDLQLIEGQWHKAKSFRTFCPVGPFLYLLAPEDLVRLMDLRLSLSVNGELRQNASTAEMIYPPEETLTELSEVMDLFPGDLVLTGTPSGVGAGRTVSRLARGVGSFIRLFLSDRMLAKLILKSSNPAAYLKEGDVIRASISSPDGVIHLGMQENRVVAQESVTVVDGTAPAIRVGGI; encoded by the coding sequence ATGGGAATTCACGTCGCGAGATTCAAGACAGGCAACGAAGTGCACTGGGGCTGGGTTCGGGCGAGGCAGGTGGTGCCCGTTCCGGGGCAGTACCCATCCCTGGGCGCGTTCCTGGAACACGGACAGGAGCGTGCATGGGCCATGTCGGTGGGGGGCGCCGGAAAGGGCCTGCCCCTGGCCGAGGTCGAAGTGCTCAGTCCCGTGACCTCTCCGTGCAACGTCGTGTGTCAGGGGCAGAACTACCGCAGCCACATGCTGGAAGTGGGGCTGGACCCGGATGCGAAGGACTTCAACCAGTTCTTCCGAAAGGCGTGCTCCTCGCTCACCTCGAGCACGGGAGACATCGTTCGTCCGAAGCGGGTGCGGATGCTGGATTACGAAGTCGAGCTGGGGCTCATCATCGGCCGGCGCATCGACGGGCCCCTGCAGGTGACACGCGCCCGGCTGCACGAAGTCGTCGCGGGGCTGGTGATGGGCAATGACATCTCCGCCAGGGACCTGCAGCTCATCGAGGGCCAGTGGCACAAGGCCAAGAGCTTCCGGACCTTCTGCCCGGTGGGCCCCTTCCTCTACCTGCTGGCGCCGGAGGACCTGGTCCGGCTGATGGACCTGCGGCTGTCCTTGTCCGTCAACGGAGAGCTCCGGCAGAACGCGAGCACGGCGGAGATGATCTATCCGCCGGAGGAGACCCTCACCGAGCTCTCGGAGGTGATGGATCTGTTTCCGGGGGACCTGGTGCTGACGGGGACTCCCAGTGGCGTGGGCGCGGGACGGACTGTCTCCCGGCTCGCTCGGGGCGTGGGGAGCTTCATCCGCCTGTTCTTGTCGGACCGGATGTTGGCGAAGCTCATCCTGAAGTCGAGCAACCCCGCCGCGTATCTGAAGGAGGGCGATGTCATCCGCGCCTCCATCTCCAGTCCCGATGGCGTCATCCACCTGGGGATGCAGGAGAACCGTGTCGTGGCACAGGAGTCGGTGACGGTGGTGGATGGCACCGCGCCTGCGATTCGAGTGGGGGGAATATGA
- a CDS encoding SAM-dependent methyltransferase: protein MNKDKRQADRTALGVAMWRALGAREEDSRVRNPDFMAEDFLDPVSRLLLSVAPVRAWFKSHFGRKLPGAYGFATARTLHLDSLFQTALDDGAQQVVLLGAGYDSRAYRFRERLEGVRVFEVDLPSTQRRKKERLSALLGAVPDWVTYVPSDFDAHRLEDVLPASGFDSRLRTFFLWEGVSMYLTEQGVRRTLGFVVRNTPRGSSIAFDYVALGALRGDVRYPNSRQWGSALAAMGHPMTFGIEEDDSAAYLREQGLELLSSIGSADMEREYLRKSNGELLCHTSNILHIVHARVA from the coding sequence ATGAACAAGGACAAGCGACAAGCAGATAGGACCGCGTTGGGTGTGGCGATGTGGCGGGCCCTGGGCGCGCGTGAAGAGGACTCACGCGTTCGCAATCCCGACTTCATGGCGGAGGACTTCCTGGACCCGGTGTCACGCCTGCTGCTCTCGGTGGCACCCGTGCGGGCGTGGTTCAAGAGTCACTTCGGCCGAAAGCTGCCAGGGGCGTATGGCTTCGCCACGGCGCGGACGCTCCACCTCGACTCCTTGTTCCAGACCGCGCTCGATGATGGGGCTCAGCAGGTCGTGCTGCTCGGCGCGGGTTATGACAGCCGTGCCTATCGTTTTCGCGAGCGGCTCGAGGGGGTTCGTGTCTTCGAGGTGGACCTGCCGTCCACGCAGCGGCGCAAGAAGGAGCGGCTGAGCGCGTTGCTGGGCGCGGTGCCTGACTGGGTCACCTACGTGCCCAGCGACTTCGATGCACATCGGCTCGAGGACGTCCTGCCCGCCTCGGGCTTCGACTCCAGGCTGCGGACGTTCTTCCTCTGGGAGGGCGTCTCCATGTACCTGACGGAGCAGGGGGTCCGCCGGACGCTGGGCTTCGTGGTGCGCAACACGCCCCGGGGGAGCAGCATCGCCTTCGACTACGTGGCCCTGGGGGCGTTGAGGGGGGATGTCCGCTATCCCAATTCCAGACAGTGGGGGAGCGCGCTGGCGGCGATGGGACATCCCATGACGTTTGGCATCGAAGAGGACGACTCGGCGGCGTACTTGCGTGAGCAGGGGCTGGAGCTGCTCTCGAGCATCGGGTCCGCCGACATGGAGCGCGAGTACCTGAGGAAGAGCAACGGCGAGCTGCTCTGCCACACGTCGAACATCCTTCACATCGTCCACGCGCGCGTCGCGTAG
- a CDS encoding carbon-nitrogen hydrolase family protein yields MDLLRVAALQLRSENGRVHDNLEHARPFIRRAVAEGARLLLLPEFYSTGYLQSPEVWHGAETLAGPTVRFMSEEASRGNVFLGASILEVEGEDFFNTFVLVSPGGKVDRVRKRRAPSYEAYWFRGSGDDPCVIDCSLGRISVGICADNHFNDMARCIEDARAQLHLMPHCYCVGKANRWSFPRSLIESSRRQVEGLPVRYARHFGVPVVLANQCGPWESPLPGLMGMMVKSDRFLGRSSIVSAEGEKLCSLDDEEEGVIVETVELRSANYEGDERRITSAQGAWGWSSLGEPAFATASLALKIGAMEWLGRRAYEGSVERRRCARRVEAEMSRLEDLPVEHARGARRGTP; encoded by the coding sequence ATGGACTTGCTACGTGTCGCGGCATTGCAGCTCCGCTCGGAGAACGGCCGCGTGCATGACAATCTGGAGCATGCGCGGCCATTCATCCGACGGGCCGTGGCGGAGGGGGCCCGGCTGTTGCTCCTCCCGGAGTTCTACTCCACGGGATACCTGCAGAGCCCCGAGGTCTGGCACGGGGCGGAGACCCTGGCCGGGCCCACCGTCCGCTTCATGAGCGAGGAGGCGAGCCGGGGGAATGTGTTCCTGGGCGCCTCCATCCTGGAGGTGGAGGGCGAGGACTTCTTCAACACCTTCGTGTTGGTCTCGCCCGGGGGGAAGGTGGACCGGGTGCGAAAGCGGCGGGCTCCCTCCTATGAGGCGTATTGGTTCCGGGGGAGCGGGGACGACCCGTGTGTGATTGATTGCTCCCTGGGGCGAATCAGCGTGGGCATCTGCGCGGACAATCACTTCAACGACATGGCGAGGTGTATCGAGGACGCGCGGGCCCAGCTCCACCTCATGCCGCACTGCTACTGCGTGGGGAAGGCGAACCGCTGGAGCTTCCCGCGCTCACTCATCGAGTCCTCCCGCCGCCAGGTGGAGGGGCTGCCGGTGCGGTATGCCCGTCACTTCGGTGTGCCGGTGGTGCTCGCGAATCAGTGTGGACCCTGGGAGAGCCCGCTCCCGGGGCTCATGGGGATGATGGTGAAGTCGGACCGGTTCCTGGGCCGCTCATCCATCGTATCGGCGGAGGGAGAGAAGCTCTGCTCCCTGGATGACGAGGAGGAGGGCGTCATCGTCGAGACCGTCGAGCTGAGGTCCGCGAACTACGAGGGAGATGAGCGGCGCATCACCAGCGCACAGGGGGCCTGGGGCTGGTCGTCGCTCGGGGAGCCGGCGTTCGCGACGGCGTCACTCGCGCTCAAGATTGGCGCGATGGAGTGGCTGGGACGCCGAGCCTACGAGGGGAGTGTGGAGCGCAGACGGTGTGCTCGGCGCGTCGAGGCGGAGATGAGCCGCCTGGAGGACCTGCCCGTCGAACATGCGCGCGGAGCGCGTCGAGGGACGCCGTAG
- a CDS encoding PKD domain-containing protein — protein MPLSNPSLSPLPYRLLSVLAALAITLTTPTALASSAIYGGGPFYSGGTAVMDDLRASGFTTVILWSFHIEDNGDLVYNDIPVVKNGAYMGDAGWPTRLATLKTAPTSVRRIEVSIGAWSVPDFERMARLVNGTAAGCGSTIVCGTGTNSILYRNFLALKNATGADAVNFDDESAYDLAPTTTFSQMLIGQGYKITFAPYTQQTFWRNLKNNLGNAVDAIYLQVYAGGAGNNPATWNTAMGMTVDPGLWSKNGTNCASGDSPATVQSRMTNWKSTAGIRGGFMWLYDDIQKCSAQGTSAQYAAAINTAVSGNTPPVANFSFSVSSLTATFTDSSTDPDGTIASRSWNFGDGTTSTATHPSRTYASAGNYTVSLTVTDNGGATHTRTQTVSVGAGNINLALNKPTTSSTPCNSNEAAAKAVNGSVSGGTTDKFCSLVSPSWMQIDLGSAQTVSSFTLRHAGAGGESASWNTRAFTLQTSSNGTTWSTPVTVTNNTSNVSTHPITPTSARYIRLDVSTPTQNGDPATRLYELEVR, from the coding sequence ATGCCCCTGTCGAACCCGTCCCTGTCCCCCCTTCCCTACCGCCTGTTGTCAGTCCTCGCCGCGCTCGCCATCACCCTCACCACCCCTACCGCCCTCGCGTCCTCGGCCATCTATGGCGGCGGCCCGTTCTATTCCGGCGGCACCGCCGTGATGGATGACCTCCGAGCCTCGGGCTTCACCACCGTCATCCTCTGGAGCTTCCACATCGAGGACAACGGCGACCTCGTCTACAACGACATCCCCGTCGTCAAGAACGGCGCCTACATGGGCGATGCCGGCTGGCCCACGCGCCTCGCCACGCTCAAGACCGCGCCAACCTCCGTCCGCCGCATCGAGGTCTCCATCGGCGCCTGGAGCGTCCCGGACTTCGAGCGCATGGCCCGACTCGTCAACGGCACCGCCGCGGGCTGTGGCTCCACCATCGTCTGCGGCACCGGGACCAACAGCATCCTCTACCGGAACTTCCTCGCCCTGAAGAACGCCACCGGCGCCGATGCGGTGAACTTCGACGACGAGAGCGCCTATGACCTGGCCCCCACCACCACCTTCAGCCAGATGCTCATCGGCCAGGGCTACAAAATCACCTTCGCCCCCTACACCCAGCAGACCTTCTGGCGGAACCTCAAGAACAACCTCGGCAACGCCGTCGACGCCATCTACCTCCAAGTCTACGCAGGCGGCGCCGGCAACAACCCCGCCACCTGGAACACCGCGATGGGCATGACCGTCGACCCGGGCCTCTGGTCCAAGAACGGCACCAACTGCGCCTCCGGTGACAGCCCCGCCACCGTCCAGTCCCGGATGACCAACTGGAAGTCCACCGCCGGCATCCGCGGCGGCTTCATGTGGCTCTATGACGACATCCAGAAGTGCTCCGCCCAGGGCACCTCGGCGCAGTACGCGGCGGCCATCAACACCGCCGTCAGCGGCAACACCCCTCCCGTCGCCAACTTCAGCTTCTCCGTCAGCAGCCTCACCGCCACCTTCACCGACTCGTCCACCGACCCCGACGGCACCATCGCCTCGCGCTCCTGGAACTTCGGCGATGGCACCACCTCCACCGCGACCCACCCCTCACGCACCTACGCGAGCGCCGGCAACTACACCGTCTCCCTCACCGTCACCGACAACGGCGGCGCAACCCACACCCGGACCCAGACCGTCTCGGTCGGCGCGGGCAACATCAACCTGGCGCTGAACAAGCCCACCACCAGCTCGACGCCCTGTAACAGCAACGAGGCCGCGGCCAAGGCCGTCAACGGCAGCGTCTCGGGCGGGACCACCGACAAGTTCTGCTCGCTCGTCTCGCCCTCGTGGATGCAGATCGACCTGGGCTCCGCCCAGACGGTCAGCAGCTTCACGCTCCGCCACGCGGGCGCCGGAGGCGAATCGGCGAGTTGGAACACCCGGGCCTTCACCCTCCAGACCTCGAGCAACGGCACCACCTGGAGCACGCCCGTCACCGTGACCAACAACACCAGCAACGTCTCGACCCACCCCATCACCCCGACCTCGGCTCGCTACATCCGCCTCGACGTGTCGACCCCTACCCAGAACGGGGACCCCGCCACGCGGCTCTACGAACTCGAAGTCCGCTGA
- a CDS encoding Tox-REase-5 domain-containing protein — protein MLREVLATGEVSRAELARRVERFSGVAVLRPDGYLAWVRTGATQQRVAPVEWRGGAFRAHGFELGRFYSGRTGVFRLLDAELRESNRFPIADVHDDADVISRGLDGAEEAFVGLALAVGKFFSTSPAENLEAFRQMPAAVVALIKSSPEYLERFRYMSRGEQIQAASKLVTNLVATWGTASAVTRTLHGTSLATSEASVLVLSGRGVLSMESVAVPAGRAAAVLSGGPGAAIILQRAGTAAQQEGPSEGGPGRWESASESMSDASREYQAQVTGAPIGNVYNVEGVRFDGFNRGILLETKGPGYAKFLKDGSFRAWFRGADGMLDQARRQFEVVRGTPIHWHFAERDVAGAVRDIFRNEGLGAIKVVHTPIAP, from the coding sequence ATGCTGCGCGAGGTGTTGGCCACGGGCGAAGTGTCGCGGGCCGAGCTGGCGAGGCGAGTGGAGCGCTTCTCGGGTGTCGCGGTGCTCCGGCCAGACGGGTATCTCGCGTGGGTACGGACAGGGGCGACACAACAACGCGTGGCGCCCGTTGAGTGGAGGGGCGGAGCCTTCCGCGCGCACGGCTTCGAGTTGGGACGCTTCTATAGCGGGCGCACCGGAGTCTTCCGCCTGCTGGATGCGGAGCTGCGGGAGTCCAACAGGTTCCCCATCGCGGATGTCCATGACGATGCGGACGTCATCAGTCGCGGTCTGGACGGGGCCGAAGAGGCATTCGTGGGACTGGCCCTCGCGGTAGGGAAGTTCTTCTCAACGTCTCCAGCGGAGAACCTCGAAGCGTTCCGGCAGATGCCCGCCGCGGTTGTGGCGCTCATCAAGTCGTCGCCCGAGTACCTCGAGCGGTTTCGCTACATGTCCCGGGGCGAGCAGATTCAGGCCGCCTCGAAGCTGGTGACGAACCTCGTTGCCACCTGGGGAACCGCATCCGCCGTGACGCGCACGTTGCATGGAACATCGCTGGCCACGTCGGAAGCCTCGGTGCTCGTGCTTTCGGGAAGAGGCGTGCTCTCCATGGAGAGTGTGGCCGTCCCGGCAGGGCGCGCTGCTGCGGTGCTGAGTGGTGGACCAGGCGCAGCCATCATCCTTCAGCGGGCGGGCACGGCGGCACAGCAAGAAGGGCCGTCCGAAGGAGGACCGGGAAGATGGGAAAGCGCCAGTGAGAGCATGAGCGATGCGTCCCGCGAGTATCAGGCGCAGGTAACTGGGGCGCCGATTGGGAACGTCTACAATGTAGAAGGTGTCAGGTTCGACGGATTCAATCGGGGCATCCTCCTCGAAACGAAGGGGCCGGGGTATGCCAAGTTCCTCAAGGATGGGAGCTTCAGGGCATGGTTCCGAGGCGCGGATGGAATGCTTGACCAGGCGAGGAGGCAATTCGAGGTGGTGCGGGGGACTCCGATTCACTGGCATTTTGCTGAGCGCGATGTCGCGGGTGCAGTGAGGGACATCTTCAGGAATGAAGGGCTTGGCGCAATCAAGGTCGTACACACCCCGATTGCCCCCTAG
- a CDS encoding immunity 52 family protein, which translates to MKEKYYVGAYWPGRVEPVAAYARRASGFFGLLHTIEPSLERWFEKAASRADALRSPIVPSAESLMGLLKAKSRRDAAVSLSAWNGEWDGASTSVRISCGSAAGGLSDLCVMELPTDDDARARVVTAPVLSQLLRAAADSWDAEWGVATSIAHRDSVSEFATPGTFVGWVTYVSRQRGPVPPLPSPVCVEPVGNKGTLIVLTPERFTASNPEHVDLAEQVRASLDRAGMLKPLQA; encoded by the coding sequence ATGAAGGAGAAGTATTACGTTGGGGCCTACTGGCCCGGTCGTGTTGAACCAGTTGCGGCATACGCTCGCCGGGCATCGGGCTTCTTCGGTTTGCTGCACACCATTGAGCCTTCTCTGGAGCGATGGTTTGAGAAAGCCGCGTCCCGCGCGGACGCTCTCCGGAGTCCGATTGTGCCGAGCGCGGAGTCCCTGATGGGGCTCCTCAAGGCGAAGTCACGACGTGATGCCGCGGTCTCTCTGTCTGCATGGAATGGGGAGTGGGATGGCGCGAGCACCAGCGTCAGGATCTCCTGTGGTTCTGCTGCGGGGGGATTGAGTGACCTGTGCGTGATGGAACTTCCAACCGACGACGACGCCAGGGCGCGCGTCGTGACGGCTCCTGTTCTCTCGCAACTCCTGCGCGCGGCCGCCGATTCTTGGGACGCAGAATGGGGCGTTGCCACGTCCATCGCTCATCGAGACTCGGTGTCGGAGTTCGCGACTCCCGGCACGTTCGTGGGATGGGTGACCTACGTTTCGCGGCAGCGAGGACCGGTGCCGCCACTGCCGTCTCCGGTGTGCGTCGAGCCCGTTGGGAACAAGGGAACCCTCATCGTCCTGACTCCTGAGCGCTTCACGGCAAGCAACCCGGAGCATGTCGACTTGGCCGAGCAGGTGCGCGCGTCGCTGGACCGAGCGGGGATGTTGAAGCCGCTCCAGGCTTGA
- a CDS encoding site-specific integrase, which yields MGASWVKKWDGGRVRDVDGRMVWVIERQWAGRRFSVALDAASEKEARAELALWERDPDGYRTRRQAAEDNKPVLIDEESLAGLMLHLTEEGRTLTYRRGVRGYLAAWGEALGKRDLRKVQLRELRKLLAGWKTARKFRIIALKTFTAWLREEDMLKPSEDPTLSLKVPPSVAEKGLRDKGYPIAFVERYYSAVGSQNVRDVLCLRAKTGMHETEIARIASGAGRLRVVNDPCGIAGTVTFKHKNGRIHVVSLDDQSLGAATRLQARGKSPSTSAVHECLHHAAGRLSRQFPNERFAPLIPGELRHSFATWASECGRVVKPTPDGVPLKMVAAVMGHLNTRTTKLFYEGVQVPPMIVLPLNLHHAQDPVPTKDALRLSA from the coding sequence ATGGGTGCAAGCTGGGTCAAGAAGTGGGACGGCGGGCGAGTTCGTGATGTCGATGGTCGCATGGTGTGGGTGATAGAGCGACAGTGGGCCGGGCGCCGGTTCAGTGTCGCCCTTGACGCTGCCAGCGAGAAGGAGGCGCGTGCCGAACTCGCGCTGTGGGAGCGAGACCCGGATGGGTACCGAACGCGGCGCCAAGCCGCCGAGGACAACAAGCCCGTCCTAATCGACGAGGAGTCCCTGGCGGGCCTCATGCTCCACCTCACCGAAGAGGGCCGGACTCTGACGTACCGGCGCGGCGTTCGGGGATACCTGGCCGCTTGGGGAGAGGCCCTGGGGAAGCGCGACTTGCGGAAGGTCCAACTGCGGGAGCTGCGGAAGCTCTTGGCCGGATGGAAGACCGCGCGGAAGTTCCGCATCATCGCGCTGAAGACCTTCACGGCGTGGTTGCGCGAAGAGGACATGCTCAAGCCGAGCGAGGACCCCACGTTGAGCCTCAAGGTCCCGCCCTCGGTGGCCGAGAAGGGACTCAGGGACAAGGGGTACCCAATCGCGTTCGTCGAGCGCTACTACAGCGCGGTTGGTAGTCAGAACGTGCGGGATGTCCTCTGCCTCCGCGCCAAGACGGGGATGCACGAAACGGAGATCGCCCGAATCGCGTCCGGCGCGGGGAGACTTCGCGTCGTGAACGACCCGTGCGGCATCGCGGGAACGGTCACGTTCAAGCACAAGAACGGGCGAATCCATGTGGTGAGCCTGGATGACCAATCCCTGGGGGCGGCAACGCGGCTTCAGGCACGAGGGAAGTCACCCAGCACGAGCGCAGTCCATGAGTGCCTCCACCATGCGGCTGGGCGCCTCTCGCGGCAGTTCCCGAACGAGAGGTTTGCTCCGCTCATCCCCGGTGAGCTGCGGCACTCCTTCGCCACGTGGGCCTCGGAGTGCGGGCGAGTCGTCAAGCCGACGCCGGATGGGGTGCCCCTGAAGATGGTCGCCGCCGTCATGGGACATCTCAACACGAGGACGACGAAGCTCTTCTACGAAGGAGTGCAGGTCCCTCCGATGATTGTCCTGCCGCTCAATCTGCACCACGCGCAGGACCCGGTGCCGACGAAGGATGCACTTCGCCTGAGTGCCTGA
- a CDS encoding DNA polymerase, with protein sequence MPVLFSFDTETYPIQPGLLAPPLVCASIAQEAPGSERLLSTGQARMWFREALRTPDVHVTGANLAYDLGVMCADDPRLVDDVFAAADAGRLHDVAIREALMDIARGLHGVEPETGRPLGDEEGARYPLALLVKRHLGLDISADKHAPDAWRLRYGELDGVPLEQWPEGAVKYPLRDARYTLDVHLSQGRAASSVANGGNLHAAEDQVRAALALHFTSVWGLRTHAGRGEELRNRVETEWQANRARFRAAGIFRASGSKDAKRLAQLVTAAYNGTPPVTPPSPRFPEGQVATDRDTLLDSGDALLEELGKSGKVDKYRSTYLDKLEAGTAAPRNPRFNVLVSTTRVSSDYQQLPQRGGVRECHEARPRYVFCSVDYGGLELRTMAQRAIWDVGYSRMADALLAKEDVHTSAAATFLGENYEDLLPRVKAKEPTATAFRSLAKIFNFGKGGGLGAGGMAYQARAKDGVRFCLLAKVAETCGVERVPVRVQGKVKMVCAACVEVSRHYGNRWLDAWPEQRVLFGKASALTRNSQLVDVTIPGTNILRGGCSYTQWLNTPFQGLGAVGAKLATWRVSREMYADRRSPLWGSRLVLMVHDELVAELRADCPNRLHASAERMAEIMRQAMREVTPDLAGAIEAEPALARMLSKDMATVRDSSGRLVVWEPNAKAA encoded by the coding sequence GTGCCCGTCCTCTTCAGCTTCGACACCGAGACATATCCGATTCAGCCTGGACTCCTCGCGCCGCCGCTCGTCTGCGCGTCCATCGCCCAGGAAGCCCCCGGCAGTGAGCGGCTTCTCTCCACTGGCCAGGCGCGCATGTGGTTCCGTGAGGCCCTCCGCACTCCGGATGTCCACGTGACGGGTGCCAATCTCGCCTACGACCTGGGCGTCATGTGTGCGGATGACCCGCGACTGGTGGACGACGTCTTCGCCGCCGCCGATGCGGGGCGACTCCATGATGTGGCCATCCGCGAAGCCCTCATGGACATTGCCCGGGGGCTCCACGGGGTGGAGCCGGAGACGGGCAGGCCGCTGGGGGACGAAGAGGGCGCCCGCTACCCGCTGGCCCTCCTGGTGAAGCGCCACCTTGGCCTCGACATCTCCGCCGACAAGCACGCCCCCGACGCGTGGCGACTTCGCTACGGCGAGCTGGACGGAGTGCCGCTGGAGCAATGGCCAGAAGGGGCCGTGAAGTACCCGCTTCGCGATGCGCGCTACACACTGGACGTCCATCTGTCCCAAGGAAGGGCCGCGTCTAGCGTCGCCAATGGCGGCAACCTCCACGCCGCAGAGGACCAGGTCCGCGCCGCACTCGCGCTCCACTTCACCTCCGTCTGGGGCCTGCGCACGCATGCCGGTCGCGGCGAAGAGCTGCGCAACCGTGTCGAGACGGAGTGGCAGGCCAATCGCGCCCGCTTCCGGGCTGCCGGTATCTTCCGGGCCAGCGGCTCGAAGGACGCAAAGCGCCTCGCCCAACTCGTCACCGCCGCCTACAACGGCACGCCGCCCGTCACCCCTCCCTCGCCCCGCTTCCCCGAGGGGCAGGTGGCCACCGACCGGGACACCCTCCTGGACTCGGGCGATGCGCTGCTTGAGGAGCTGGGCAAGTCCGGCAAGGTGGACAAGTACCGCTCCACTTACCTGGACAAGCTGGAGGCAGGCACCGCCGCCCCGCGCAACCCGCGCTTCAACGTGCTGGTCAGCACGACTCGCGTTTCGAGTGACTACCAGCAGCTCCCGCAGCGCGGTGGCGTGCGCGAGTGCCACGAGGCTCGCCCCCGCTACGTGTTCTGCTCCGTGGACTACGGCGGCCTCGAGCTGCGCACCATGGCCCAACGCGCCATCTGGGACGTGGGCTACTCGCGAATGGCCGATGCGCTGCTCGCTAAGGAGGACGTCCACACCTCGGCCGCGGCCACATTCCTGGGGGAGAACTACGAAGACCTCTTGCCGCGCGTGAAGGCCAAGGAGCCCACGGCCACGGCCTTCCGCTCGCTCGCCAAAATCTTCAACTTCGGCAAGGGCGGGGGCCTGGGCGCTGGCGGCATGGCGTACCAGGCACGCGCCAAGGACGGCGTCCGGTTCTGCCTGTTGGCCAAGGTCGCGGAGACGTGCGGAGTGGAGCGCGTTCCCGTCCGCGTCCAGGGCAAGGTGAAGATGGTCTGCGCCGCGTGCGTCGAGGTGTCGCGCCACTACGGCAACCGGTGGCTGGATGCGTGGCCCGAGCAGCGCGTCCTCTTCGGCAAGGCCAGTGCCCTCACGAGGAACAGCCAGCTCGTAGACGTCACGATTCCTGGCACCAACATCCTCCGAGGAGGTTGCAGCTATACCCAGTGGCTCAACACGCCCTTCCAGGGTCTCGGCGCGGTGGGCGCGAAGCTAGCCACGTGGCGAGTGTCGCGGGAGATGTACGCGGACCGCCGCTCACCACTCTGGGGCTCGCGTCTTGTCCTCATGGTGCATGACGAGTTGGTTGCGGAGCTGCGCGCGGACTGCCCCAACCGGCTTCACGCCTCCGCCGAGCGCATGGCCGAAATCATGCGGCAAGCCATGCGCGAAGTGACGCCAGACCTCGCGGGCGCCATCGAGGCCGAGCCCGCCCTCGCGCGCATGCTCTCGAAGGACATGGCCACGGTGCGCGACTCCAGTGGACGGCTGGTGGTCTGGGAGCCCAACGCGAAGGCGGCGTGA
- a CDS encoding Fic family protein has translation MSAKAKVWYRSLGEIQTEIEDLRIAFNNRCSELGRSSIEVRQDYYRDSIARIVHESNWQEGIELELGRTKALANEAFERIVFAGGPHLDVEAALGVHAQAVREKKAAKVSVEELAAYNLSATHHYMAIVVVECMLRNTARVVLQLRQMNKEAESKASLMLEERAFGDALKALDAFVIPYTDGLRDMGEVFRRLLEGGVDALKHPMKVQFVHFLHRTLMMGILSSRKCGAFRKIPVHIEGNPELVFPPASLVDAMMHEFCGEFPVLSKMVIRNDVLMTAARVSHRFTKIHPYEDGNGRMSRVLMNLILSVVHPAVHLKANAKGKHRYGWALRRADRGNLEPLAALIGMSVRDAYLKILRSLGI, from the coding sequence GTGAGTGCGAAAGCGAAAGTTTGGTACAGGAGTCTGGGAGAAATCCAGACGGAAATCGAGGATTTGAGGATTGCGTTTAACAATCGATGTTCCGAGCTTGGGAGGAGTTCAATAGAAGTTCGCCAGGACTACTATAGAGATTCTATTGCGAGGATTGTGCATGAGAGCAACTGGCAGGAGGGTATTGAGCTAGAACTCGGGAGAACCAAGGCGCTTGCAAACGAGGCATTCGAACGAATCGTTTTTGCAGGGGGGCCTCATTTGGACGTTGAGGCGGCGCTGGGGGTGCATGCACAAGCTGTGCGTGAGAAGAAGGCGGCCAAGGTTTCCGTGGAGGAGTTGGCGGCGTACAACTTGTCAGCCACGCATCACTATATGGCTATTGTTGTGGTGGAATGTATGCTTCGGAACACTGCTAGAGTTGTCTTGCAGCTTCGCCAAATGAATAAGGAGGCGGAGTCGAAAGCGTCGTTGATGTTGGAGGAACGGGCGTTCGGGGACGCGCTCAAGGCGCTCGATGCGTTCGTGATTCCGTATACGGATGGGTTGCGTGACATGGGAGAGGTGTTTCGTCGACTTCTTGAGGGAGGTGTTGATGCGCTTAAGCATCCTATGAAAGTACAGTTTGTGCATTTTCTGCATCGCACTCTCATGATGGGTATTCTTTCTTCTAGGAAGTGCGGAGCCTTCAGGAAGATTCCTGTCCATATTGAGGGGAATCCGGAGCTTGTTTTTCCTCCCGCTTCGTTGGTTGATGCGATGATGCACGAGTTTTGTGGAGAGTTTCCTGTGTTGTCAAAAATGGTTATCAGGAATGATGTTTTGATGACGGCTGCTAGGGTTTCGCATCGATTTACAAAGATCCATCCGTATGAGGATGGAAATGGCAGGATGTCGCGGGTGTTGATGAATCTGATCCTTTCGGTAGTGCATCCCGCCGTGCATTTGAAGGCCAATGCAAAGGGGAAGCACAGATATGGTTGGGCCCTACGACGCGCGGATAGAGGGAATCTTGAGCCACTGGCAGCATTGATAGGCATGTCCGTTAGGGATGCCTACTTGAAGATCTTGCGCTCTTTGGGGATCTGA